TTACCGAAACCAACAAATGTAGATTTGGCGAATAATAACTTACCTATTTTTTCTCCTGGTTTTTTTGCTGGAACCGATCGATTGGGGCGAGATAATTTTGCTTTATTTTGTTATGGGTCTTTTTCGACCATAGTTCTAGTGATTCCAGCTCGTATTTTTACGATTTTTGTTTCCTTTTTTCTCTCGACCTTCACTCTCTTTTTTCCTAAAAAATCTGATTTTTTACTTTCTGGAATCGTTTCTATATCTCTGGCAATCCCATCTTTGTTATCTGCTCTCATCGTCATGAGTTTGTTGCCGGATAGTCCTTTTGCCATTTTTATTGCAATTTTAGTTTCCGATTGGGCGTTGTCGTATGAAACACTGACTGCCAAAATTCGCGAGATCAAAGAAAGCCCCTATCTTGCTGCTTCTCTTTGTATGGGAGCCAAATCATATCATTTAGTTGTTTTGCATTATTTACCTGCGCTCCGAGATATTTTTAGGTTTTTATTTTTCTCTGGATTGCCGGCAGTAGTCATGACAACGGCATTGTTTTCCTATCTGGGAATTCAAACGGCGCTGGGTGATACTGGTCCCGGTCTTGGAGAACAAATCTCATTTTCTAAAGATTATTTTGACAAGTCCCCTGTTTCCGTTTTGCTTCCGATCGTTGCCATTTTAACTTTGGTGTATTCTTTGGGATCTAACCTAAAAAAGAATGAAACATAAAATTTCAGCATTACTCATCATCCTTTGCCTTGTAACCAATACATTGCCATTGTTTTCTATAGATGATTATTACAATTTTCCCAAACAAAGTTATAAGGGAAGTGTGACCTATGAGTCTTCTCGTAATTTGTGTTTATTTTCCTTTGTTGCCACTACACAAGATCCAACTAAAGAATATTTAATTAAAGGAATTCCATCGGTATTACTTTCTGAATTAAGAAATTTAGAATATACTTATGTAGAATATCCGAAACCAAACATAGTTTACCATTCTTTTGGTGAATCACCAGACAAAACGTTACAAGAAAAAATTGATGTGGAATCTTTAAACGTAAAACGGAAAAAAAAAGAAATCAATGATGAAAAAGATTTAGAAGATCTTAGGTCTGGTAAAAAACAGCTGGCCCCAGAAAAAGATCCTCGTTATATTAAGATAACAAT
The window above is part of the Leptospira mtsangambouensis genome. Proteins encoded here:
- a CDS encoding ABC transporter permease subunit, which gives rise to MIHIHTFVRFLFFGLVFVGVLFLPKPTNVDLANNNLPIFSPGFFAGTDRLGRDNFALFCYGSFSTIVLVIPARIFTIFVSFFLSTFTLFFPKKSDFLLSGIVSISLAIPSLLSALIVMSLLPDSPFAIFIAILVSDWALSYETLTAKIREIKESPYLAASLCMGAKSYHLVVLHYLPALRDIFRFLFFSGLPAVVMTTALFSYLGIQTALGDTGPGLGEQISFSKDYFDKSPVSVLLPIVAILTLVYSLGSNLKKNET